The DNA window CAGATAATTTAGGGTCTAGTCCTGCTGCAAATGCGCTTTGTGAAGCGATTGCTGTCATTGATATCCCTAATGCTACAACAATTTGTTTAATATTCATTTTTACTTCTCCAAGTATAATTTTATTTTGTGTCTATAACTACAGGTATATAAGCTTTGTATTTAGTGTCCACGACTACAAGTAATATAAGCTTACATCTCGTTTCTGTGACTATAAGTATTCAATAAACTGATGACAATAATATGAATGAAACATGACGGTTTGATGACAGTACACAAATTATTACAAATAAACACCCTACCAATTTCCATGCAGTATAAATTGATAGTAAAAAAAGCCCATCACAATGGGATGGGCTCAGTGTAGTAACAATAGTACAGTAACAATCGTGGTAACGTTAATGGCGTTTTACATACGTTACTAACGGTAATGTAAATCGAAAGCAACTGCCTTTGTTCACTTTACTATCAATCTCTAACAAACTGTCATGATTGCTTAATACGTGTTTCACAATTGATAAACCAATACCAGAGCCACCAGAATCACGTGAACGCGCATCATCGACACGATAGAAACGCTCAGTTAAATGATGTACATGCTCGGCAGAAATACCATCGCCATTATCGGTCACACAGAATAAACCACCAGCGAGTGTATGCTTCCACTCAACGACCACTTTGCCGTCCGTAGGCGTATAACGCACCGCATTGTAGATCAAATTAGATACCGCACTACGTAATTGCGATTCATCACCCAGTGCAAACAAGCCATGTTCAATATGGAACTCAACCCTTAAGGCTTTATCTGCACCTAAAATTAATACCTCTTGCTCTAACATCGACAACATAAACGGTATATCGACTTGCTTTTCAAAGTCGACAGCCTGTGCAGCTTCAATACGAGACAAGGCTAACAATTGGTTCACCAACGAATCCATACGCCCAGTTTGTTCAGACATAACTTTGTGCGCCCGCGCAAACATTTTATCCGACTCATCAGGTTCAAGCATTTCCAGATAACCTTTTAATACAGTCAATGGCGTACGTAACTCATGAGAAACATTCCCCATAAAATTACGCCTGACTTGTTCCAGTTGACGCAGTTCAGTGACATCTCGAGCCACCAGCATCGATTGATCATCGGTATACGTCATCACACGAATTTCTAACGTTTTAGCATTGTGTACTGGCGAGGTGATCTCTAACGGTTCTCGGTAATCTTTCGAATTTAAATATTGAATGAAATCCGGAGTTCTGATCAAATTACCAATATGTTGATGGGCATCTTCAGGCCACTTCAGGCCAATCATTTGTTGCGCTAATTTATTACACCACATAATGGAATAATCAGTATCCAACGCAACAACGGCATCCGGTAAGGCTTCCGCACCTTCACGAAAACGCCGTATAACCATACGCAATTCTTTACGCTTACGTTTATGTCGACGCTGCAAACGATAGATACCATTAAAAATGGATTCCCAGCTACCTTTACCTTCAGGCGGTGTCGCAGTCCGCGCAACCCATAACCACTGATGTAATATATATTGGCTACGATATAGCCAAACAACATGTGCAACAGTGGCGATGAGCATACTCAATATAATATTATCAATAACTAAACCAACAAGAAAAAACGGGATATACCAATAAAGCAGTCGCCATAAGCCACCAACAAAAGCGTTCGTCTTATTCATATTGAAACTTCAACTCTCATGATTAACGTATTGAGAAGCGATAACCTGCACCACGCACTGTCTGCACATATTTATCATGTTCACTCGGTGTTAATGCTTTTCGAAGACGACGGATATGTACATCAACCGTGCGGTCTTCAACGTATACATTCATGCCCCAAACATTATCTAATAACTGCTCTCGACTATACACACG is part of the Moritella viscosa genome and encodes:
- the phoR gene encoding histidine kinase PhoR (phosphate regulon sensor protein) → MNKTNAFVGGLWRLLYWYIPFFLVGLVIDNIILSMLIATVAHVVWLYRSQYILHQWLWVARTATPPEGKGSWESIFNGIYRLQRRHKRKRKELRMVIRRFREGAEALPDAVVALDTDYSIMWCNKLAQQMIGLKWPEDAHQHIGNLIRTPDFIQYLNSKDYREPLEITSPVHNAKTLEIRVMTYTDDQSMLVARDVTELRQLEQVRRNFMGNVSHELRTPLTVLKGYLEMLEPDESDKMFARAHKVMSEQTGRMDSLVNQLLALSRIEAAQAVDFEKQVDIPFMLSMLEQEVLILGADKALRVEFHIEHGLFALGDESQLRSAVSNLIYNAVRYTPTDGKVVVEWKHTLAGGLFCVTDNGDGISAEHVHHLTERFYRVDDARSRDSGGSGIGLSIVKHVLSNHDSLLEIDSKVNKGSCFRFTLPLVTYVKRH